The genomic window ATGCATCAAGAGTAATCGACTTGGCAACGCAGAGAAAAGGTGACCTTCACATTATGGAAACGAAAGGTGAAATGCAGCACATGGAATTCGAAATTCCTTCAAGAGGGTTGATCGGATTGCGTTCTCAGATGTTGACAGCTACTGCAGGTGAAGCTATTATGGCACACCGTTTCACAGAATACAAGCCTTTCAAAGGTGCTATTCCGGGAAGAAACAACGGGGTATTGATCAGCAAAACTCAAGGTCCTGCTACAGAATATTCAATCAATAAATTACAGGATAGAGGTAAGTTCTTCGTAGATCCGGGAGAGGAAATCTATGCAGGGATGATCATCGGTGAACAAAACAAGCCGGGTGACTTGGTGGTAAACATCGTAGAAGCTAAGCAGCTGAACAACATGAGAGCTGCCGGTAAAGATAAAGATACGGGTGTTGCTCCGAAAATCTTGTTCTCTCTTGAAGAGTGTATGGAATATATCCAGGGTGATGAAGCGATCGAGGTAACTCCAAACTTCATCCGTATGAGAAAGAAAATCCTTTCTGAAGAAGATAGAAAAAGAGTGGAAAGACAAGCAAAAGCTTAATAATTTTCCGATTAAAAATAAGTTTAATGAAAAGCTTCGATTATTTCGAAGCTTTTCTTGTATAATTTAAACATAATGCATTAAATATCAGTTAGTTGCATAATTAATGGGATTGTTTTTGTATATTCATAATAATTAAAAAAATGCTAATTGAATTAATAGAATTACATCAAACTATTAATTTAAAAATCGTCAAATTAAAATAGTATGAATCTCACAATTATGAAAAAATTATTTCGTCAGTGTTTAAATAATTACAAATTGTTTTTATTAACACTTCTCCTATGGCTCCCATTTACGGTACAGGCAACGATGAGCATTGTAGCCGTTGATCCTGTAACAGGCAAAGTCGGCAGCGCGGGCTTTACATGTATATGCAATTTTAATTTGAGAAATTATATTGCATTAGTAGTACCGGGAAAAGGAACATTCAATGCTCAGGCAAGTACAAGTTTAGGTACATATCCAAATACGCAAACCTATCTTACTTCAGGTTATAATGCTTTCGAATTGCTTAATGCAAATATTGCCTATAAAGGAGATATAAATGTTACTCAGATTCTCGCGGCAACATTAAATCCCGGAACAGGGCTGAATACAGGAAGCTCTCCCAATGCTTTTGCATTTACAGGAAATGGAAACGGAAACGTAAACTATTATAGATACGGACAGAATTTTGCAATCGCTGGAAATATTTTAATATCCAAAGCTGTATTGGATGATGCTTATAATGCATTTTTGAATACACCCGGTGAGCTTGAAGACAAGCTTATGGCAGCTCTGTTGGCAGCCAAAAGACCCGGAGCAGATTCTCGTTGTTTATCCGCTGATACATCATCACATGTTGCCTATATTTCTGTAGCAAAGCCAAATGATCCTATTGATCACGGTTTTTTAGAGCTTCAATATATAAATCCTTGTGGAGTAAATAAAGAACCGGTCGATATTCTTAATACCATGTTTATCAATTGGAAAAGAGCTAACGCAGGACTTCCGCCTATAAGCATTCCTGTTCTCAATATTACAAGTATCACTACAAACAGACAGCCTTCAGGTGATAGGGGATACACATTAGATGGTGATAGAATGATCGATGCAAGAGCAAAACTTTTGAATGCAGATAATTTCGGAATGTATGGATATACACAAGCCAAAGTTAATATTACCGATGCTTTTGCTGTTCAAGGCTCTATGACACAGGCTGCTCTTAATAATTTATCAACAGATATGCTGTTTATAGGAAGTTTTAATAAAACCATTTTAGGTGCTGCCAATGGTTTTACACCCAATGAAATCAACGAAGTATATAACTGGTCTTTAGGAAATAATAAAACCGTTTTTTTATTTGAAAGCGGTGCAGATTGGAGTTCTTTCTTTTCAAAATGGGGGTATGAAGTAACTCCCGAAGTATCAAACCCCAACAAGCAATTTGCGGCAAACAGCACTCTGGATGTAAGCAAAAAAATATTTAACGGACCTTTTAGAAATGTCGCCGGTTTTAATCAGGGGGGTGGTCTTCAGGGATATTTTTCCAAAATGCCATCCAATGCGATTGTTTTGGCGGTTAACAATTCCAACAAGCCGGTTTTGGTATTTGACTGTAATACAAAGGATATTATTTGTGCAGACACAGATGCAGTGACAGCATTAGGAGGGATTACTGCAGGAAACGTTGTTACTAATGATAACGACAGGTTTTTGGCAAATTTAATTAATCTTGCTCTGGAAATTAAAAATAATCAAATTACGCTGCCTGCCTGTGGAAGCGCTGCAAAACAAGCACAAATACCTGATGAGAAGCCGACTTCTGCTATTTTATCGGATAATAGTGAAGAGATGAAAGTA from Chryseobacterium wanjuense includes these protein-coding regions:
- a CDS encoding DUF1028 domain-containing protein produces the protein MKKLFRQCLNNYKLFLLTLLLWLPFTVQATMSIVAVDPVTGKVGSAGFTCICNFNLRNYIALVVPGKGTFNAQASTSLGTYPNTQTYLTSGYNAFELLNANIAYKGDINVTQILAATLNPGTGLNTGSSPNAFAFTGNGNGNVNYYRYGQNFAIAGNILISKAVLDDAYNAFLNTPGELEDKLMAALLAAKRPGADSRCLSADTSSHVAYISVAKPNDPIDHGFLELQYINPCGVNKEPVDILNTMFINWKRANAGLPPISIPVLNITSITTNRQPSGDRGYTLDGDRMIDARAKLLNADNFGMYGYTQAKVNITDAFAVQGSMTQAALNNLSTDMLFIGSFNKTILGAANGFTPNEINEVYNWSLGNNKTVFLFESGADWSSFFSKWGYEVTPEVSNPNKQFAANSTLDVSKKIFNGPFRNVAGFNQGGGLQGYFSKMPSNAIVLAVNNSNKPVLVFDCNTKDIICADTDAVTALGGITAGNVVTNDNDRFLANLINLALEIKNNQITLPACGSAAKQAQIPDEKPTSAILSDNSEEMKVYPNPAGNSFTIDLHIFKNQKLNIDLYNQNYILLRTKSVLKKEDKQTVKIDAHDLPEGVLYVVVSDQENKKVTQKLIIKH